Genomic window (Phragmites australis chromosome 5, lpPhrAust1.1, whole genome shotgun sequence):
agaagaagaacgaAATCGAAATAAGTATACCGCAGCATTTCATGCTTACACTGATGCGCAACATTAACACTGATCAATTACACCTCCCACAGCATAAGTTCAGAAGAGCAAATCATCATTCGTTGAGCTGAATCCACCATAGATGTCTCCCATGTTCAGCAGGTCAAAGTACCCGCCTCCTGCAATGCCGGTGGCAGCGCCATGATGATGATCCTGGTGCTGCGGCAGCGCGCCGTAGCTGCCGCTCATCTGGTCCCCGAACGCGCCGCCGTGCGACGGCGTCACGTTGCCGGAGCTTGCCGTCGAGGCGGGCCAGTGCGCGGACACCGGGTAGCTCTCCGGCCCGGCGGCCGCCGGCATCCAGTTGGAGAACATGAAGTTCTTGGACTGCTGCCGTGCCTGGTGATCGAACGGCGGCTGTTGGGTGACAAGCGCAAGAGATGAGAGGGCATGGCTGCCGCCGTTGCTGCTGATGTTGGCGTCTTGGTCCTGGGAAGAAGCGGTGCTGGCGCTGCTGTTCTTGATGTGATGATGCATGGACGGCTCGGTGGTGCTCATGGAGGTTAGCTCAGCTGGGCTCTTGGGGTTGGAGCCGCCCTGTGCCTGCATCACCCTCTTCTTCAGGTAGGAGTTCCAGTAGTTCTTCACCTCGTTGTCTGTCCTCCCGGGCAGCTGCATCGCAATCTGAGACCACCTGAGACCCCAAATCATCAGCAACATGTAGATGGTGTGAAATGGTGTAGATGTTCTCCAACAGTTTATGGTTTTTAAACACATATTTTCTCTAAGGTTGTCTATACCATGTCCGGCTTAAAAGCATTTCTGATTTTGCATTGCTTTTTTCTTTCCAATATATGGTCATGGACACGAGGAAATGCTTGGAACGGTGGTGTGGGAGAAAATTACTTGTTGCCCAGCTTGGCCTGCAGGTTGATGACgatgtcttcctcctcctgagAAAACATTCCACGCTTCAATCCAGGCCGCAAGTAGTTAATCCAACGTAGACGGCAGCTCTTGCCGTTTCTCTGGAGACCTATGAGAAACCAAGTCCAAATTGCattcaaaagaaaagaatgtcAGAAACAATGGTAGGATGTGGAGTTGAAAATGTGAATTGCTTGTGTGACTGAAGACTAGTCGAACTTGTGGTGTGTCAAATGAAACTCCAAGCCAATTTTGAACCATATATTTGTGGTGTTGCAGGAAGACTACTGCTGATTGCACATGAGACTAGAATTCAGCATCAGCAACAGGCTTTTTTACATACATGAGCACGGCATGCAGCAATGTGCATGGAAGGAGAGGAGAACGAGAAAGAGGTGCTACATGTAATGGCAACAGAAGAGCAGCTCACCAGCCTTTGCAGGGACAGCACTCCAGCAGCCAAGGCCATGCTTGAGGATGTAGTCCCTcagcctctcgtcctcctcaGGAGACCACAGCCCCTTCCTGTAGTTCATCTTCGGCTTCTCGCAGGACCGGCACCCCATTGcccgtcttcttcctccttcttttcttcagacttgtgcctcctGTGTCTCTGAAGATGAGCTGTTGCAGTAGTAGCAGTCCCTCAGCACCATGTGACCCTTCTGATTTAAAGGGGTGTCACATTTTGCTGCTTGGTTTTGTTTAATTGAGAGGAATTGTGTACGTAGTGGGTGCACATGCTTGAAattattggggggggggggggggttgatcAGAGGATGTCACCTCCATCTCGTCATTACACAAGGAAGATTCTCAAGAGTTACTAAACTTGGCTTTGTTATAATGATGATATGAAAGATGAATGC
Coding sequences:
- the LOC133917348 gene encoding transcription factor LAF1-like, with amino-acid sequence MGCRSCEKPKMNYRKGLWSPEEDERLRDYILKHGLGCWSAVPAKAGLQRNGKSCRLRWINYLRPGLKRGMFSQEEEDIVINLQAKLGNKWSQIAMQLPGRTDNEVKNYWNSYLKKRVMQAQGGSNPKSPAELTSMSTTEPSMHHHIKNSSASTASSQDQDANISSNGGSHALSSLALVTQQPPFDHQARQQSKNFMFSNWMPAAAGPESYPVSAHWPASTASSGNVTPSHGGAFGDQMSGSYGALPQHQDHHHGAATGIAGGGYFDLLNMGDIYGGFSSTNDDLLF